GCACGTGTGTTTGAAAACCTGTTAACCAACGCAAACCGATATGGAATTGATGGTCAGTATGTCGATATCAATGGTTTTATTGAAAAAGGGGAAGTAGTAGTTCAGATCGTAAATTATGGAGACTTCATTCCACCTAATGAACTTCCGCATATCTTTGAAATGTTTTATACCGGTGATAAGGCTCGAACACATCAAGAAAATAGTACGGGTCTTGGTTTATTCATAGCGAAGAATATTGTTGAGCAGCATAATGGGACCATTACTGTAGAAAGCAATTTTATTCGTACGGTATTTGAAGTTCGTTTACCCCAAGTGAGCGTGGATGAACAATTAGAGTGAAAACTTAAGAAAAATTTAAACTTTACCCCACTTTTTATTTAAATAGTTTTTCCTATTCTAGTACCAAGATAGAAATAGGAGGATATTTAATATGAAAAAGTGGGGATTTTTATTGTTAGTTGTCGTAAGCATGGGAATTACAGTAGTGAATAGGTTAGATCTATTTAATGATAAAGTAGAGATTAAACATTTTGTGCCTGATTATAAATTTGATGAAAGTGAAACTTCTAAAAGTACTCAATTGGTAGAGATAGGAAAGGAACTCGTTTATCAAGGAAATTTACTTCTGGTAAACAATGAGTATCCTGTTCACAAAGAGAGTATTAAATCAGATGTCGTGAATTTATTTGAGCACGGTGGTCTAACTGAGGGATATGGGCTTTTAGATAGTGAGATTTATTTGTCTGAAAAAGTTGCCTATGCGTTTTCTGAAATGATAGATGCTGCAGGTGAAGAAGGAGTTCGTCATTTTTCGATTAATAGTGGCTTTCGTGACTTTGAAGAGCAGAATGCACTTTATCAGCAAATGGGTTCCAGCTTAGCTTTGCCTGCAGGTCATAGTGAACACAATCTAGGGTTATCACTGGATGTAGGTTCGACTCAAATGAAAATGAGTGAGGCTCCTGAAGGCAAGTGGATTGAGAAAAATGCCTGGAAATACGGATTTATTTTACGCTATCCAAAGGATAAAACGCATGTTACTGGAATTCAATACGAACCATGGCATATCCGCTATGTGGGTTTGCCCCACAGTGCCATCATCCAGGAAAAGAACTTCGCTTTGGAAGAATATATTAATTATCTAAGAGAAGAAAAGAACTTGACGGCTACCGTTAATGGGGAAGAATATAAAGTTACTTATTATCCCATTGAAGCAAGTAGTGCAATAAAAGTACCAAAGAATAGCACATATGAGATCTCAGGTAATAATATTGATGGCGTTATTGTAACTGAATTGAAATCGTAATAATAGAGTGAAAGTAAATTTCACTTTTCTGAGAGTATTTTTTGCAATGTGAGAGTAAATCCTGTTATGCGAGAGTTAAAACACTTTACCAAGAGTAAAATCAATTATGTGAGATTAATTTTCGATTTCCGAGATTATTTTAACTATGTATGGGGTATATCATCTATATGAATTTCTATTTTATCTTTATAATGGAAATTTTTATCAAGAAAATAGTACAAAATAGTATTAAACCAGTATGAACATAATTTATACTAATACTGTGATTTAATCATACATAGGGGGATAAAATGGAACTTTCTTTGTTATTAGAGTATGGATGGGTTTTACTTATTTTGATTTTGTTAGAAGGCTTATTATCTGCGGATAATGCTTTGGTCTTAGCGATCATGGCAAAGCATTTGCCTGAAGCTCAGCAGAAAAAGGCGATAAATATCGGGCTGATGCTAGCCTTCATATTTAGGATTGGTGCTATCTTTATCATTTCGTTTTTGTTTCATGTTTGGTGGATTCAAGCAATCGGGGCTGCGTATTTAATTTTCATTGCATTAAAACATTTGCTTAAAAAGGATCATGGCGGTAAAGAGAAAGTTGGAAAAAGCTACCGAGCTACTGTAGCTCAAATCGCATTAGCTGATATTGCCTTTGCTGTTGATTCGATTTTAGCTGCAGTCGCTCTTGTTATTGCATTGCCAGGTACGCCAATGGGCGAAATCGGCGGAATGGATGGCGCGCAATTTATTGTCATATTAATCGGTGCAATAGCTGGATTAATCGTGATTCGGTTTGCAGCAGGGTTCTTTGTTAAAGTCCTGACAGAACGCCCTAGCCTTGAAACAGCGGCGATGTTACTAGTTGGCTGGGTCGGCGTAAAGTTGTTAATGCATACTCTTGCACATCCAGCTTTACACATAATTCCTCATGATTTTGTAGAAGGACCAATTTGGAATACCATCTTTTGGTCCGTTATGCTACTAATTGCTTTAGGCGGCTGGTTCTTATCAGGTAAAAAAACAGAACAGTCCACATAAGTTACATCGACACCGAATGGCTTGGAAGTATATCAAGCCATTTTTTTATATTGGGAAAGGAGAGTAAATATGAATTTTTCATTTGATCATTTAGTTTGGTTCCATCATAATCCTGAAAAAGCAATACAACCTCTTTCAGAAAAAGGAGTCCATGTTGCCCACGGCGGCCGTCATGACACATGGGGAACCTACAATACACTTAGTTATTTTGGTTTAAGCTATATAGAATTTTTGGGGATCGAAGTGTTAACCATCGCAGAACAACACGAGGAAAATCGATTAATTACCCAAATTGTGGAGCAACTTGCTAAAGAAAATCGGGAAGGGCCTGCTAAAATAGCGATTCGAACTAATCATATTCACAAATTAGCTATAAAGCTGAAACAAGACGGTCATACCGTTTATGGTCCACTTCCTGGGCAACGTGTAACTGCAAATGGGGAAGTAATACAGTGGACCCTGCTGTTTATCGAGGAGCATCCTAATCAGCTATCACTTCCATTTTTCATCCAATGGGATAATAGTGATAAGGAAAGATTATCTGCAATAAAGGAACAAGGATTGTTAGGGAGGCATAGTGACGAAAATTCAAAATTAGAATGTGTCGGCTTTGTTGTCAGGGACTTAGAAGACACAATTAGAACGTGGGGAGATTTATTAAATCTAACACCGAGTGAGGAGTTTTGGGATGAAGACTTACAGGCAAGATGTCAAAAATTAGAATTGCCTGGAACCCATTTATTATTCTGCACACCCGATCGAGAAGGACCAGCAGAAAAGGTCTTACATGAGAGAGGAGAAACTCCTTTTTTAGTGAACATAAGCCAAGCTAATCAAAACAGCTTATTTGAATTGTTGAATGGCTATTGGCGGTTTCAATAGCCTGACTATTCTAAAAAAACACAGGAGATGATTATATGATCAACACAAAATTAATTTTAATAGAAGGATTACCTGGTTCAGGAAAATCCACTACTGCAGAAATGACAAATAATATTTTAAAAGAATGGAATGTGGATACAAGATTATTTCTTGAGGGTAATGTCGAACATCCAGCTGATTATGAAGGAGGCTCTTACTTTTCAAAAACTGACTTTGCCAAGCTTTTGGAACAGTACCATGAAGTTCAGCCTATTTTAGTAAAACATGCCATCGAACGCTGTGATGGATTTGTATTGCCGCAAGATAAGCTGAAAGAAGAACTTGAAGAGACAATGGTTTCCGATTCTTTTTGGGAAGTCATTTGGAATCATGATATCTATGAGTTGCCGTTAGAAAAAAACATAGAATTAATAATGGATAAATGGCAAAGGTTCGAAGAACAGGCAATGGCAGGAAATCA
This genomic stretch from Neobacillus niacini harbors:
- the vanY gene encoding VanY-A/VanY-F/VanY-M family D-Ala-D-Ala carboxypeptidase, producing MKKWGFLLLVVVSMGITVVNRLDLFNDKVEIKHFVPDYKFDESETSKSTQLVEIGKELVYQGNLLLVNNEYPVHKESIKSDVVNLFEHGGLTEGYGLLDSEIYLSEKVAYAFSEMIDAAGEEGVRHFSINSGFRDFEEQNALYQQMGSSLALPAGHSEHNLGLSLDVGSTQMKMSEAPEGKWIEKNAWKYGFILRYPKDKTHVTGIQYEPWHIRYVGLPHSAIIQEKNFALEEYINYLREEKNLTATVNGEEYKVTYYPIEASSAIKVPKNSTYEISGNNIDGVIVTELKS
- a CDS encoding VOC family protein, which encodes MNFSFDHLVWFHHNPEKAIQPLSEKGVHVAHGGRHDTWGTYNTLSYFGLSYIEFLGIEVLTIAEQHEENRLITQIVEQLAKENREGPAKIAIRTNHIHKLAIKLKQDGHTVYGPLPGQRVTANGEVIQWTLLFIEEHPNQLSLPFFIQWDNSDKERLSAIKEQGLLGRHSDENSKLECVGFVVRDLEDTIRTWGDLLNLTPSEEFWDEDLQARCQKLELPGTHLLFCTPDREGPAEKVLHERGETPFLVNISQANQNSLFELLNGYWRFQ
- a CDS encoding TerC family protein, producing MELSLLLEYGWVLLILILLEGLLSADNALVLAIMAKHLPEAQQKKAINIGLMLAFIFRIGAIFIISFLFHVWWIQAIGAAYLIFIALKHLLKKDHGGKEKVGKSYRATVAQIALADIAFAVDSILAAVALVIALPGTPMGEIGGMDGAQFIVILIGAIAGLIVIRFAAGFFVKVLTERPSLETAAMLLVGWVGVKLLMHTLAHPALHIIPHDFVEGPIWNTIFWSVMLLIALGGWFLSGKKTEQST